tggtgtttgatcattcgaCTCAAAAAAACATAAGACAGAAAAAATAGGCTAGTCGGTAAGGTGAAAAAGCATCAAAGGAGtgacaaaagagaaagaagaatggcatagaaaaacaatgcaaaaactaCGGTGATTTCACCACAAGAAAACAACCTATCCTCTTCAAGGAGAATACAATGactctaataccatgttagaaacaagagactaaactggagaaaggaTGATATATTATTGAGTGCattcaagttgtctattcaaattgtttagaataatacaatataaaagaatatttataggtactaagagaatcgtaataataaagacgtaatctcctataataaatattcagatatactaaataattggAATCACCCGGATTCGAATTACTGTTggtataattcgaatcaggttgattcgaattagtgggtgtgtaattcgaattacaTAGAGATAAAATTCGAATTaacctaatttaaattatatagatatatatCTCTAGTTGATTcatgaattatttttatatttgactgATTTATGTAATTTTGAGCTCTCATTAACTAATTTCAGTGATTTGCCCTAAATGCATTATGTCTAGTCAAGACTGGAGATAGCATCTAATTTTTGTTTTGGCGTGGAAATAACATATTAAcatctaatttaatttgttataAGCATATTAGTTAGATTGTCACATCATTAATTTGTATTTAGTACTTGCCTTCTTTATATATAGTATTTAGCACTTGTCTTCAACTTAATTACTcaccaaattctaattatatatgGCGCATGATTTAAACtcaactcaacaagtttcttataTTAAATGCACTATCATATATAATTAGTAGAGTCCATGTTTAACGAGTTTAATAAATCATGAACAACAACATATATatagtttttaatttattctgtaaAAGTTTAAATgggcaattaattaattaatttaattatacatGTTTTAAAGCACACATGAAATATATtttgagcaatgctaggggccagtaatttttgtgattgttagctatcaactagccatcaatgatgatttgatggtatgagattggtgtgagatttcatccaatggctcatctTCTTCTACTGGTTATATGCtgaccaaaatttaataaaactgctGGTCCCTAAactttttcatatattttatgACCCTATATTTTACGATATTTTTATTCGCATGCATGAGTAGACTTATTGAAGAAGACTTGGAAAGAATCAAAATGTCAAAAATGCTTAGAAGGGAATAATATTCTAAAAGCAAAGCAAAGGAAAACgacaagtcaccaaaaaaaaaaaggaaaacgacAAGAGAGAAGAACTGAAGAAGAATAAAACTTGCATTTATTTAATCAATAAATGGATAAGACAAATTACGCAACCTGTGAATAAAATGCCGCCGCCATCTTTGTCCAATTCTAATAGTAACAAAAACGAACAATacataaagaaaataaataaaaatttacatgcaaattaatagttaaaaaattaactgttaaaaaataatttaattaaatataacaaattatttaataattttttactattaattttacgtaaaaataactatatctaaatttttatttaaaaaataatgctaatagcaaaagttttaataaaagaaattattgtcaaaatttctttttttaacgtCAAAATTCTTTCGTTTTTAATAAATTACTCTCTAGTAAAGAGTTTGTATCACGCAATTCTTGTTTGTtgtttgttatttatttaatctTTTGACTACTTTTAAGAAACTTTACggcctaaattttaattattttacttttaaaatattgttGAAATAAAAAATCACTTTCATTGATGGGATTAAtggattatttttaaaattttattatttatagtgaaataaatttaaaacatcTAAATCTATGCTAGAAACATAAAAACGATGCTcaaatactttaaaattttaagttcgtAGAAAATTTTCcactaaaaatcatattttaaaaactttttaatgtaaattttttGGAACATAAAATGTTACAGTGTTACACAAAATCAAACGCTTGCATTAAATAGTTTAAATtagagtatttaaaatataattagtttgacttaaaattaggaaaaaaaggtcaaacttttattaatagaattcaaacatattttaaaagaaaattagagGAGAGAATAAAATTTTGGCTAAAACAACTAcgtcacatatatatatatataaaattagatgaaaattcacgtgaaaacatttttatgtgaagctaacataaaaaattattaaataatttgataaatttaactaaattattaaataacgattttttattaacaaatttatataaaagtaattatatgtaaattttaaaaaaattaattattaaattaattatttatataaaatatatattaaaaataaattaaataatacattacatatatatttatacagaaATAATAAGAAATGAATGCATGGACATTCGTTTGTTCGTTCATTCTTGCAAATGCTAGGAATTTGTTAGGCAGCCGAAAGACATTCTAGAAGAGTAGAATACAATTGatagatatatattttttgaatatattttatgttcggtaaaaaaggtttaattttaatatattaacacGTAATtatataatcatatttatttttttaaataattatttaatataaaaattagttattttattaatgtagtcttatataattagatatatatatataaaactattttattttgacaatatattaaaattaaattcgataaaaaaattgagaaataaaaaaataaaagaaggtaaagatattattttttttgatcttataaaataaacaatatttcTCCAATTAACGATTAATTATCTATATTATTAGTATTTAGTTGACCCCAAAACAAAGTAGTTaagtcttttatttattttcttacttttTCTTAACAAAATTGTTATCACTTTCTTTTCTGGTCTCGTTGCTCGTTTTTCTGAcagttctcttctctcttctctaaaAGCGTCAACGATAACTCTGCAAAAACGCTTTCTAAATCAAATCAGACAGGTGAAAATGTGAATTCGATGCAATTGCGATTCTATAATTCTCGATCctagttttttattattacttcttattatttttagaattcaTGGTGAATCTAGCTTTGATGTCTTAGCAACAAGATTCAGTTATGAAAATGCGTTTTTACTTTTTCGGAAAAGTAGTGTTACAGTTAGTTGTGATCATTGACTTTTTAGTTGACTTTATGAACTAGTTCTGGTTTGTCTGGTTTTCTGCTTCTCTGTGCTGTTCTGTTTGTTATGGATGGATCGTTTAGCTGTTAAATTTTACTTAATAATTTGTttggatttaatttttatttattgtaaatATAATATACTTTTATATAGCATCGTGTATTGTTACATCGACAAAGGTAGTTATCTTTTATTTCCAATGCTTAAATAGTCATCTAAAACAATGAATTAGAATTTAGAGTTGATGAttgttagttattaaaattatacTCAATttatttagtgactgattttataAATTGCTGGTGCAAATTTGTTGCAATATTTTGTAATTTAATGGCCTGAAAATTTCTTGGAAGGAAGTTATAGTAAATTGATGTTGAGAAGTAAGCTATGAAATGTTGTAATATGAATGCTAAATAGTTCCAGTGAATATTACATGGTTGTGGCGTGATGAGTGTTTCACTTTAATTGTTTTATTGTCAATCTATCTTTTAAAAACTTCAATATAGGTGAAGGAAGGCCTCTAAATTATGGGAAACACTGAGTCATATGAATCTGAAGAAAATCTTTACCAACAATCGTCATCTTATGATCAGAGTTCGGTAAATTCTGTCTATCATCAACCTTCTTCTTATGATAGGAGTTCAATCAATACTACCTATGATCAACCCTCTTCTTATGCTGGGAGTTCGTGGAATACTAGCCACCATCAAACCTCTTCGAATGCTAGGAGTTCAAGCAATACTAGGCCTCAACATAAGCAGCAACAAACATTTATAGCTGACAATTTCAGCTCTTTGGATGAGGTTTGGGTTACTATTTTGCTTAGTGATTTAGTGAGAATACTTATTATTAGTATTGATCTTGCATTACAAGGATCATCTCTATTGGTGAACTGGATCGGCTATCTGTAGCGATATTTTGAATCCACTTAGTTATATTTCAGGTTATTTCTGCTCTAAGAGATGCTGGTCTTGAATCTTCAAATTTAATTCTTGGTATTGATTTCACAAAAAGCAATGAGTGGACaggttaactttttatttttaaaaatactatgaATTTGATATATGTGCATATTAGCATATTTATACAGTGAATGTTGAGAAGTCACTTCTTGATGATTGTAGGCAAGCACTCATTCCATCGAAAAAGTCTTCATCATATTGGAAACAATCCTAATCCATATGAGCAAGCCATATCTATAATTGGTCGTACTCTTTCTTCTTTTGACGAAGATAACCTGATACCGTGTTTTGGTTTTGGTGATGGTGAGTATCTGTTCTGAATTTAGAGAGAAATTTCTGTATGTTTATCTTCTATTGATTATGGTGAATTTGCTTCTGCAGCTTCTACACATGATCAGAATGTGTTCAATTTTTATGCTGATGGTAGATATTGTAACGGTTTTGAAGAAGCACTTGAACGTTATAGACAGATTGTTCCACACTTAAAACTTTCAGGTTTGTTTACAATATTATATTCCTTGGTTGCCGGAATTTGGATCTTGGAATCGAAAGTTTATCTCTAAGACCATGGTTTTGGCAGGAGAATAGTTATCATGACTTAAATTGGAAGCTAGTATTTGGAAATTCATCTCATGGTTTTTTCTTCGATTCAGGATTTTTATTTTCCTTGAGGTTTAGTATGTTTCTTGTATTATACAACTTTAGTATTCAAGACACTACTTTTTTTTGTGGCATTTTCAATCCTCGTAAATAAAATGATAAGCAATAAATAATCAAACCAAGGGTTTTGTTAGTCTTCTTAACTCTGTTCTCTTATCTCTTATCATAGTTCAGTTTGTCAttccaagaaaatgaaagagTCAGGGAGAAAATACAGGAAAAAGTGAAGATGGAAAGAgagattataaattttattagttgaaTCAAAATGCCTGTACAACATAGGAGTTATATTTGTAGCTGTTGGTGTAACCAACAGATTTGACAGTAGTGCATAGTAGGATTAACATTATTCAGCTGTTGCAGTGCATAGGAGCTTATCTTCTGGTCTTTAGTGTTGCAGTACATATTTTGGTGCACTTTATTTAGTATTACTCATTTTTATATGGTATGGAGGTTTGAGCAGTAGCGTGGAGATGAGATGTGATTAGAAATTGTTGCATTTGGCTATAGGGATGTCAATACCACCCGAACCTGCAGGTACCCATCCCGTCCCTACCCGCTCGGTACCCGCCCCGCACCGGAATGGGTTCTTGGGAGGGGCGGGGCGGGAtcgggtttaggtaatacccgcccagctatatatatgatatatataattttaatatataatatttataatatatgtaaaataattagtaaatgatcaataatattatatcatatttaatttttattttaatttatgctatgtatgtgatgatggttatataaattttgaaatttaattttatttattgaattttaataattataggggtggGTAGGAGCggggcgggttagggtttaacGTTTTACTACCCGCGGTAGAAGCGGGGCGGGTTCCATGCGAGTTGTTGTATGGCGGGCGGGTCGGGTAGAACAAAAACCCGCCTTGTTGCCACCCCTATTTGGCTACAGAGCGATTCCAAAAATCTTGCCGAAGATCTCTTCCTACTTGACCTTTTGTCAAATAGGCTATTTTTTTAGCCTTCTAAGAGGGTTCATCTCTTGGGTTGAATTGATTGATTCCTTGTATGATAAGCAAAGGGACTAGTGTGCTTTCTATCATAGTACATCTTTAGTAATCCTCCTGTATTTTGTTCATTTCTGTTGTTAATTCTTCATTGTTTTCCAAGAGGGAAAACTCTATCTAAGAGAGCTTACGTATAGTAGCAATGATATGAAGATTTGATTATATAAGGTTTTTCCTTGTTATTAGGTCCAACATCATTTGCGCCGGTAATCGATGCAGCAATTGATATTGTGGAGAAAAGCAATGGTCAATATCATGTTCTTGTTATTATTGCTGATGGACAGGTTCTATCTAATCTTTCTCTCAATAATTTCTTTTCATGGCATGAATAGCTGTATGTTTCTACTTGTCTTCCTTTTATTGATAgtatttcttctttctcttcaggTTTCCAGAAATCCAGATCCAGGAGGACGCAAAAGGCTTAGTCCACAAGAACGAGCAACTATTAATTCTATAGTTGCTGCAAGGTAAATCCATATCGTTTGTAGTCTTTTGCTGATTTCTATGGTAGATGTCTCTTACATAAACCTATTTTGGTTGGTCAGTCACTATCCTCTCTCAATAATTTTGGTTGGTGTTGGAGATGGACCGTGGGATGAGATGCAGCAGTTTGACGATAACATCACGGAGCGCTTATTTGACAACTTTCAGGTACTTGATAGTACTTAAAATATTCAAGTACTATGTATGCTTCTATAGTAATAAGCTTCAAGAACCTCAAAGTTTAGCATATTAATGAGCTAAGGGGATAATGTAATACATCAGCCAGTTCCAAAATTAAGCACAGTTTATAATTAGTTGGACATAGTGTTTTATGATGCTATTCTCTTTGTAGAGAGAGATATATAATATGGAATTCTACTATCTCAACATTAGTAAGTGTAAGATGATTCTTAAGCAGGTTTACCCAACTCCTAACATGGATTAGGGTGGCTCTTTAGTTAAATTTGAAGATAAACCTTCTATAACAAATCTACCAGTTTCAAATTCCATCAGGACTTTATTTGTGCCATTTTTTCTGCAAGAATCAAACATTCTCTGGCATGTGATTTAGTAATTAGTAGTGATCACTTTGTAAAATGCCTAAATTACTGCTCATAATTGCAAAACGTGACTGGAAAATTCAGTGTTCTGTATTTTAATATCCTCTCTTGCCTTATGAattccccctccccccccccctctttctttttttttctttcttttgatgaAATTGGCATATAATCTACTTTGGTCCTTTTTATCCCTTACAGTTTGTGAACTTCACAAAGATCATGTCTGAGAACACAGAAGCATCAAAGAAAGAAACAGCATTTGCACTTGCTGCTCTTATGGAAATTCCATTTCAATACCGAGTTGCCCAAAATATGCAACTTAACAAGTAAGCCAAGAACTGCACTTATGAGTTATAATACTTCTAAATTATATACAGGGAAACTCAGTCCCCAAATCTTTTGACGCAGTAGCGACTCACCAGTTTATCATCATAAACGGCCTCTCCCTCCACCAAAGGAAGTAATAGATCATGATAATGCAGTCCCCATGATTCCCCCTGTGACAGAAATGCTGGAATCAGCTGAGGAAAAAGCTCCAGCTGCTTCAGAGCCGGTTTGTTTCCTTACTCCTCCAGCTTGTTCTCTCCTTGATTAGATTCATGTTGACATCTCATCATGTTCCTGAGCTAACTCTCTTTATCCTATTCAAGGTGTGTCCTGTTTGCCTGACCAACCCGAAGGACATGGCTTTTGGATGCGGTCATACAGTAAGTctcattgataagctttattctTGTTTAATGCTATATCAACATGCTCTAGAGTTTCTTATCTCTGTTTGCTTCAATCACATATCTTAGAAAGGGAATTTAGATTTAGATTAACAATGCTACACTAGTGTATGTATGTTATCTCCACACTGAGAGCAGTTTTGCACTGGCTGAAGTTAGCAGCTTACTTCAAATAATATCTTTATCTTCTGTAACATACTATGTTTTTGTTAAAGTCCTTTtagatttttagatcaaaatttttcttcaaatagCTTTGTGCTTCGTTTATACAAGTTATGATATTTTAAAGAGAAACAACCAAGATGGTCATCCACTTCTCCATGTATTATTATCCCCAACATTAATATACACCTGGGTATATGTATGTTAAGATTTTGTTACTACGAATAAACAGGATAATGATAAATGCATCCTATTTTTGTCTGTTATGTTTAACTTGCATATTGAGTATAATTTGCATGTACAAATGTGTCTGATATTATTTTGTCATttgcttttccctttttttttgttcgaaattttatttagACTTGCAAAGAGTGTGGCATGACATTATCTGCATGCCCGTTGTGCCGGCAGCAAAT
This region of Arachis hypogaea cultivar Tifrunner chromosome 8, arahy.Tifrunner.gnm2.J5K5, whole genome shotgun sequence genomic DNA includes:
- the LOC112707937 gene encoding E3 ubiquitin-protein ligase RGLG3 isoform X1; this encodes MGNTESYESEENLYQQSSSYDQSSVNSVYHQPSSYDRSSINTTYDQPSSYAGSSWNTSHHQTSSNARSSSNTRPQHKQQQTFIADNFSSLDEVISALRDAGLESSNLILGIDFTKSNEWTGKHSFHRKSLHHIGNNPNPYEQAISIIGRTLSSFDEDNLIPCFGFGDASTHDQNVFNFYADGRYCNGFEEALERYRQIVPHLKLSGPTSFAPVIDAAIDIVEKSNGQYHVLVIIADGQVSRNPDPGGRKRLSPQERATINSIVAASHYPLSIILVGVGDGPWDEMQQFDDNITERLFDNFQFVNFTKIMSENTEASKKETAFALAALMEIPFQYRVAQNMQLNNSDSPVYHHKRPLPPPKEVIDHDNAVPMIPPVTEMLESAEEKAPAASEPVCPVCLTNPKDMAFGCGHTTCKECGMTLSACPLCRQQITTRLRLYT
- the LOC112707937 gene encoding E3 ubiquitin-protein ligase RGLG3 isoform X2; protein product: MGNTESYESEENLYQQSSSYDQSSVNSVYHQPSSYDRSSINTTYDQPSSYAGSSWNTSHHQTSSNARSSSNTRPQHKQQQTFIADNFSSLDEVISALRDAGLESSNLILGIDFTKSNEWTGKHSFHRKSLHHIGNNPNPYEQAISIIGRTLSSFDEDNLIPCFGFGDASTHDQNVFNFYADGRYCNGFEEALERYRQIVPHLKLSGPTSFAPVIDAAIDIVEKSNGQYHVLVIIADGQVSRNPDPGGRKRLSPQERATINSIVAASHYPLSIILVGVGDGPWDEMQQFDDNITERLFDNFQFVNFTKIMSENTEASKKETAFALAALMEIPFQYRVAQNMQLNNDSPVYHHKRPLPPPKEVIDHDNAVPMIPPVTEMLESAEEKAPAASEPVCPVCLTNPKDMAFGCGHTTCKECGMTLSACPLCRQQITTRLRLYT